A genome region from Erigeron canadensis isolate Cc75 chromosome 3, C_canadensis_v1, whole genome shotgun sequence includes the following:
- the LOC122592096 gene encoding putative F-box protein At2g02030, which translates to MAIKRAAADEIRTEKKKMKKAADDQDHNLDDNLNDVIENEILPRLPARSICRFKFVSKHWKSYLSTRMFGKMHRLFNNNKSYKLLLLDKPRCEALIINHHHGPSLPVGFHLLEEADPRFDLVIATLDGLVCVSSMKTVSSLALWNPLTRAYYKLPPLLPAKRNLPYDPSIDVIGFYSDSSNDYKLLYLVFIGAAYYQAYVYSLRLNSWKRIEFVIGKRECYNWSQATFCDHSLYFWVRREHRDRDGFYYHECIICFDVNTEASRIIQVPPVPSGAIANYSCLVAIEGCIHLCAAYYITGAVKMGKMWKLINNNNGDSWVEVAFFPGGAAPSVPVLPNVCITRNARDGWLAIKEGDNNSFEIMNNNMEEFTLTQHSLS; encoded by the coding sequence ATGGCAATAAAAAGAGCAGCTGCAGATGAAATACGTACcgaaaagaagaagatgaagaaggctGCTGATGATCAAGATCATAACCTCGATGATAATCTTAATGACGTGATAGAAAACGAGATCTTACCAAGACTTCCAGCCAGGTCCATATGTCGTTTCAAGTTTGTTTCCAAACACTGGAAATCCTATCTATCAACACGTATGTTTGGAAAGATGCACCGCCTGTTTAACAACAACAAGAGCTATAAACTTCTCTTACTTGACAAGCCCCGCTGCGAAGCCCTGatcatcaaccaccaccacgGTCCATCACTTCCTGTTGGTTTTCATCTGCTGGAAGAAGCTGATCCTAGATTTGATTTGGTCATAGCAACCTTGGATGGATTGGTGTGCGTATCCTCCATGAAAACCGTCAGCAGTCTAGCTTTATGGAACCCGTTGACCCGTGCCTACTACAAGTTGCCGCCTCTACTCCCTGCAAAACGTAATTTACCCTATGACCCTAGTATCGACGTCATTGGTTTTTATTCCGACTCCTCCAATGACTATAAGCTTctatatttggtttttattgGGGCTGCCTACTACCAGGCTTATGTTTATTCCCTAAGATTGAATTCATGGAAAAGGATTGAATTTGTCATTGGAAAACGAGAGTGTTACAATTGGTCGCAGGCCACCTTCTGTGACCACAGTCTTTACTTTTGGGTAAGACGCGAGCATAGAGACAGGGATGGATTTTATTATCATGAATGCATCATTTGTTTTGATGTGAACACGGAAGCCTCCAGGATAATACAAGTTCCACCTGTTCCAAGTGGTGCAATAGCTAATTATTCGTGTTTGGTGGCTATCGAAGGATGCATTCACCTGTGTGCAGCCTATTATATCACAGGTGCAGTAAAAATGGGAAAGATGTGGAAGttgatcaataataataatggtgatTCGTGGGTGGAGGTGGCGTTTTTCCCAGGCGGTGCCGCTCCATCAGTCCCGGTTCTGCCCAACGTATGCATAACTAGGAATGCCCGGGATGGTTGGCTTGCGATTAAGGAGGGCGACAACAACTCTTTTGaaataatgaataataatatgGAGGAATTCACCTTAACACAACATTCGCTTTCTTAA
- the LOC122593769 gene encoding uncharacterized protein LOC122593769, giving the protein MSCSACPLLLTQLSPRSKIANLKNMMSTKFLAKRPYSQCKHLGHKNNGVSVIVAPNGEGYLTMFFSLRNGHALIMFEIKRGSQDNGHQCSVSARPGVSSTKTLSCPS; this is encoded by the exons ATGAGTTGCTCCGCCTGTCCCCTACTTCTAACCCAACTATCTCCAAGATCGAAAATTGCGAATTTGAAGAATATGAT GAGCACCAAGTTTTTGGCAAAAAGACCATATTCACAATGCAAGCATCTGG GTCACAAGAACAATGGGGTCAGTGTGATAGTTGCTCCAAATGGAGAAGGTTACCTGACGATGTTCTTCTCCCTTCGAAATGGACATGCTCTGATAATGTTTGAGATAAAGAGAG GAAGCCAAGATAATGGGCATCAGTGTTCTGTGTCTGCCCGACCTGGTGTATCCTCTACTAAGACACTGTCTTGCCCTTCCTGA